Within the Dehalococcoidia bacterium genome, the region GGAATCTTGATAGAGCTGGCAAATTTGAGAGTAATGTTCGCAGCCTATGCTTTATTATCTGTATTAGCGGTAATACTTGCTGTTTTTTCACATAATGCGGTAGCTGCAAGGAATTCAAAAGAGCTACAGGCATTGCCAGATAATAAAAGCTCTAAAAATCGCATTCGCCGATTATTGGATTTATATTTGCAAATTGACCCCGGATTGAGGAGTACCTATTTAGTTTTTGTGTTTGCGACTGCGGCAGCGTTTATGTTTCGCCAAACTTTTCAGAGTATTTTACCCCTTTATGCCGAGTCAGAGGCGGGGCTTTCAGCCATAGAGATTGGTACGCTATTTAGTTTTTCAGGAGTACTAATATTGGTGATGATTCTCCCTGTGGGATTTATTTTAGACAAAATAGGTCGGAAGTGGGCAACTGTTCCGAGTACAGGGCTACCTGCAATTGCATTTTTGGCCCTGCCTTTTACAGATTCGTTTCAGATGATGTTGGTTTTAGTGGGTCTTATGGGAGTCGCCAACGGCCTATCCCTTGGTTCACTAGCAGCGTCTACGTATGATGTTGTCCCTGAATCTGCCCGAGGGCGGTTACAAGCAGCAAGGAGAATGGCTGCAGAAGTAGGTGGTGTAG harbors:
- a CDS encoding MFS transporter, coding for MPFSFFRSPASRGLVNLYTGTFLSGMGWSMVFPGIAIMPSFFDVSIGAAAQVVTLYGIGRFAAMPVAGQIIDRAGSRASLIAGTILIASGAAMACIVPWFLLVLVASFVIGSGDGLWAMGREVSGVDLVKLDQRGRVLSGFHGMHSGGFAVGPLLGGILIELANLRVMFAAYALLSVLAVILAVFSHNAVAARNSKELQALPDNKSSKNRIRRLLDLYLQIDPGLRSTYLVFVFATAAAFMFRQTFQSILPLYAESEAGLSAIEIGTLFSFSGVLILVMILPVGFILDKIGRKWATVPSTGLPAIAFLALPFTDSFQMMLVLVGLMGVANGLSLGSLAASTYDVVPESARGRLQAARRMAAEVGGVGAPLVGGILMNFSGPGTPFLVYAPILILASILLAFVAKETLVKRKE